A single window of Nicotiana sylvestris chromosome 3, ASM39365v2, whole genome shotgun sequence DNA harbors:
- the LOC104226686 gene encoding transcription factor BEE 3-like: MADHFINSPFSLFNIDSSMDFMNQFPEIINPCSSELSSFNLQSSMEFSHENIFTQVAEFPGNLQEYFQENIQQDEKINASLVSSDMVPINESKKRKTIDTPESSSAYSSPAVSATGTKRRSIKRRGNSVKSSDEKEEEKPKEVVHVRAKRGQATDSHSLAERVRRGKINEKLRCLQDIVPGCYKTMGMAGMLDEIINYVQSLQNQVEFLSMKLTAASSYYDFNSESDILVSMQRAKAFEALKMQKGKKELGCEGLSSNQAGPYDHSFGTFPLLPFNT, encoded by the exons ATGGCTGATCATTTTATTAATTCACCATTTTCTTTATTTAATATTGATTCGAGTATGGATTTCATGAACCAGTTTCCAGAAATAATCAACCCATGTTCCTCTGAATTGTCGAGCTTCAATTTACAGAGCTCAATGGAATTTTCTCATGAAAATATTTTCACTCAAGTAGCTGAATTTCCAGGAAATTTACAggaatattttcaagaaaatattcaACAAGATGAGAAGATTAATGCTTCATTAGTATCTAGCGATATGGTGCCTATCAATGAAAGCAAAAAGAGGAAAACAATTGATACACCAGAAAGCAGTTCAGCGTATTCATCCCCTGCAGTTTCTGCCACTGGAACTAAAAGAAGAAGT ATTAAAAGAAGAGGAAATAGTGTGAAAAGTAGTGAtgaaaaggaagaagagaaacCAAAGGAAGTGGTCCATGTTAGAGCCAAAAGAGGCCAAGCTACTGATAGTCACAGCTTAGCAGAAAGG GTTAGAAGAGGAAAAATTAATGAAAAACTTAGGTGTTTGCAAGATATTGTTCCAGGATGCTACAAG ACAATGGGCATGGCGGGAATGTTAGATGAAATAATTAATTACGTACAATCTTTGCAAAATCAAGTGGAG TTCCTTTCCATGAAACTTACAGCAGCAAGCTCATACTATGACTTCAACTCAGAATCGGACATTCTCGTGTCAATGCAG AGAGCAAAGGCATTCGAAGCACTGAAAATGCAAAAGGGCAAAAAGGAATTAGGATGTGAAGGGTTGTCTTCTAATCAAGCTGGCCCTTATGACCATAGTTTTGGCACTTTCCCCCTGTTGCCATTTAACACCTGA